Proteins from one Xiphophorus hellerii strain 12219 chromosome 8, Xiphophorus_hellerii-4.1, whole genome shotgun sequence genomic window:
- the arhgap24 gene encoding rho GTPase-activating protein 24 isoform X4 — translation MLPMDVNSNPGGDRERMTTNHETYLLMASTQNDMEDWVKTIRRVIWAPFGGGIFGQKLEDTVRYERRFGNKLAPMLVEQCVDFIRQWGLQEEGLFRLPGQANLVKELQDAFDCGEKPSFDCNTDVHTVASLLKLYLRELPEPVIPFQKYEEFLAKAKLLGKDDEMGMKELKRLVESLPPVNYNLLKYICRFLDEVQSYSGVNKMSVQNLATVFGPNILRPTIEDPVTIMEGTVLVQQLMAVLIGHHDVLFPRDEDEPTALELANNNNIEPLKGQVPTTTSAVSALSQNTENNNTQLMRQCVWDTESQSHRQQVDNTGSPRSASPRTVITGRFEMTRSPPLMVKKNPAFSKGSGIVTNGSFSSSPPADFDKTQNLTGGCSLPMRRSGALKGPGTKMGTSGVTSGGSPAANGTSAFRLGMSGSDMITGGPTSRNGLWVQNSCVALRENKTRDVSNSGDQTTNQNRLSTYDNVQLNHQNLQNQITSMCLNTSCEDKQSVDSATWSTSSCEISLPDNSTSCRSSTTTCPEQDFYSGQYEDLDGPAQEGAPPQTGGETGGGGRNSSREGNGDGAGGSSRGTSSSDTSEGFTTGNGPGNHSALHSLVASLKQEMHKQKTEYEARIKSLEQRNLELETEMVGLHEELDQERKKYTMVEIKLRNAERAKEDAERRNQMLQKEMEQFFSTFSDLTATGNSTATEPRRPDRNNAIWIQ, via the exons GGATCTTCGGCCAGAAACTGGAGGACACAGTGCGGTATGAGCGCCGGTTTGGGAACAAACTTGCTCCGATGCTGGTTGAGCAATGTGTGGACTTCATTCGCCAGTGGGGCCTTCAAGAAGAGGGTCTTTTCAGACTGCCTGGTCAGGCCAATCTGGTCAAAGAGCTTCAAGATGCCTTCGACTGCGGGGAGAAGCCCTCGTTTGATTG TAACACAGATGTGCATACAGTAGCGTCTCTACTGAAGCTGTACCTCAGAGAACTACCCGAGCCTGTCATCCCCTTCCAGAAATATGAAGAGTTCCTGGCCAAAGCCAAACTCCTCGGTAAAGATGATGAAATG GGTATGAAGGAACTGAAAAGGCTTGTGGAAAGTCTACCTCCAGTAAACTATAACCTCCTCAAGTACATCTGCAG ATTTCTTGATGAAGTTCAGTCATACTCAGGAGTGAATAAGATGAGTGTTCAGAACTTGGCGACGGTCTTTGGACCAAATATCTTAAGGCCAACGATTGAGGATCCGGTAACAATCATGGAAG GAACTGTCCTGGTCCAGCAGCTTATGGCTGTTTTGATTGGCCACCATGACGTGCTGTTCCCCAGAGATGAAGACGAGCCGACAGCACTTGAACTcgctaacaacaacaacattgaACCGCTGAAGGGACAAGTCCCCACAACTACCTCGGCTGTCAGCGCCCTGTCTCAGAATACAGAGAACAACAACACGCAGCTGATGCGGCAGTGTGTTTGGGACACCGAGTCTCAGTCGCACCGCCAACAAGTAGACAACACCGGCTCGCCACGATCGGCGAGCCCGAGGACAGTTATCACAGGACGCTTTGAAATGACCCGTAGTCCGCCCCTGATGGTGAAGAAGAACCCAGCTTTCAGTAAAGGTAGTGGCATTGTTACTAATGGTTCCTTCAGCTCCTCGCCCCCAGCAGATTTCGATAAGACCCAGAATCTGACCGGAGGTTGTAGTTTGCCCATGCGTCGAAGTGGGGCGCTTAAAGGTCCGGGCACAAAAATGGGCACCAGCGGTGTGACAAGTGGAGGCAGTCCTGCTGCGAATGGGACAAGTGCTTTTCGACTGGGGATGTCAGGGTCTGATATGATCACAGGAGGTCCAACCAGCCGCAATGGTCTTTGGGTACAAAACAGCTGTGTTGCACTTCGGGAGAACAAGACGCGTGACGTCTCCAACAGCGGGGatcaaacaaccaatcagaaccgcCTGTCCACGTACGACAACGTCCAACTGAAccatcagaacctgcagaaccagaTCACCAGCATGTGTCTGAACACCAGCTGTGAGGACAAGCAGAGCGTGGACAGCGCCACCTGGTCCACGTCCTCCTGTGAAATCTCCCTCCCTGACAACTCCACCTCCTGCCgctcctccaccaccacctGCCCCGAGCAGGACTTCTACAGCGGACAATACGAAGACCTGGATGGACCAGCTCAGGAGGGAGCGCCTCCGCAGACGGGCGGAGAAACAGGAGGTGGTGGGAGGAACAGCAGCAGGGAAGGGAACGGAGATGGAGCAGGAGGGAGCAGTCGCGGCACCAGCAGCAGTGATACCAGTGAAGGTTTCACCACTGGGAATGGACCTGGGAACCACAGTGCTCTGCACAGTCTGGTGGCGAGTCTGAAACAGGAGATGCACAAACAGAAGACAGAGTATGAGGCCAGGATAAAAAG cttggAGCAGCGCAACCTGGAGCTGGAGACGGAGATGGTGGGCCTACACGAGGAGCTGGACCAAGAGAGGAAGAAGTACACCATGGTGGAAATCAAGCTGCGTAACGCTGAACGGGCCAAGGAGGATGCTGAGCGGCGAAACCAGATGCTGCAGAAAGAGATGGAGCAGTTTTTCTCCACGTTCAGCGACCTCACGGCGACTGGCAACAGCACAGCCACAGAACCCCGCCGACCGGACCGAAACAACGCCATCTGGATACAGTGA
- the arhgap24 gene encoding rho GTPase-activating protein 24 isoform X3, with translation MEVVHQAVHSLPQYGVSGLLPLHQGGDRERMTTNHETYLLMASTQNDMEDWVKTIRRVIWAPFGGGIFGQKLEDTVRYERRFGNKLAPMLVEQCVDFIRQWGLQEEGLFRLPGQANLVKELQDAFDCGEKPSFDCNTDVHTVASLLKLYLRELPEPVIPFQKYEEFLAKAKLLGKDDEMGMKELKRLVESLPPVNYNLLKYICRFLDEVQSYSGVNKMSVQNLATVFGPNILRPTIEDPVTIMEGTVLVQQLMAVLIGHHDVLFPRDEDEPTALELANNNNIEPLKGQVPTTTSAVSALSQNTENNNTQLMRQCVWDTESQSHRQQVDNTGSPRSASPRTVITGRFEMTRSPPLMVKKNPAFSKGSGIVTNGSFSSSPPADFDKTQNLTGGCSLPMRRSGALKGPGTKMGTSGVTSGGSPAANGTSAFRLGMSGSDMITGGPTSRNGLWVQNSCVALRENKTRDVSNSGDQTTNQNRLSTYDNVQLNHQNLQNQITSMCLNTSCEDKQSVDSATWSTSSCEISLPDNSTSCRSSTTTCPEQDFYSGQYEDLDGPAQEGAPPQTGGETGGGGRNSSREGNGDGAGGSSRGTSSSDTSEGFTTGNGPGNHSALHSLVASLKQEMHKQKTEYEARIKSLEQRNLELETEMVGLHEELDQERKKYTMVEIKLRNAERAKEDAERRNQMLQKEMEQFFSTFSDLTATGNSTATEPRRPDRNNAIWIQ, from the exons GGATCTTCGGCCAGAAACTGGAGGACACAGTGCGGTATGAGCGCCGGTTTGGGAACAAACTTGCTCCGATGCTGGTTGAGCAATGTGTGGACTTCATTCGCCAGTGGGGCCTTCAAGAAGAGGGTCTTTTCAGACTGCCTGGTCAGGCCAATCTGGTCAAAGAGCTTCAAGATGCCTTCGACTGCGGGGAGAAGCCCTCGTTTGATTG TAACACAGATGTGCATACAGTAGCGTCTCTACTGAAGCTGTACCTCAGAGAACTACCCGAGCCTGTCATCCCCTTCCAGAAATATGAAGAGTTCCTGGCCAAAGCCAAACTCCTCGGTAAAGATGATGAAATG GGTATGAAGGAACTGAAAAGGCTTGTGGAAAGTCTACCTCCAGTAAACTATAACCTCCTCAAGTACATCTGCAG ATTTCTTGATGAAGTTCAGTCATACTCAGGAGTGAATAAGATGAGTGTTCAGAACTTGGCGACGGTCTTTGGACCAAATATCTTAAGGCCAACGATTGAGGATCCGGTAACAATCATGGAAG GAACTGTCCTGGTCCAGCAGCTTATGGCTGTTTTGATTGGCCACCATGACGTGCTGTTCCCCAGAGATGAAGACGAGCCGACAGCACTTGAACTcgctaacaacaacaacattgaACCGCTGAAGGGACAAGTCCCCACAACTACCTCGGCTGTCAGCGCCCTGTCTCAGAATACAGAGAACAACAACACGCAGCTGATGCGGCAGTGTGTTTGGGACACCGAGTCTCAGTCGCACCGCCAACAAGTAGACAACACCGGCTCGCCACGATCGGCGAGCCCGAGGACAGTTATCACAGGACGCTTTGAAATGACCCGTAGTCCGCCCCTGATGGTGAAGAAGAACCCAGCTTTCAGTAAAGGTAGTGGCATTGTTACTAATGGTTCCTTCAGCTCCTCGCCCCCAGCAGATTTCGATAAGACCCAGAATCTGACCGGAGGTTGTAGTTTGCCCATGCGTCGAAGTGGGGCGCTTAAAGGTCCGGGCACAAAAATGGGCACCAGCGGTGTGACAAGTGGAGGCAGTCCTGCTGCGAATGGGACAAGTGCTTTTCGACTGGGGATGTCAGGGTCTGATATGATCACAGGAGGTCCAACCAGCCGCAATGGTCTTTGGGTACAAAACAGCTGTGTTGCACTTCGGGAGAACAAGACGCGTGACGTCTCCAACAGCGGGGatcaaacaaccaatcagaaccgcCTGTCCACGTACGACAACGTCCAACTGAAccatcagaacctgcagaaccagaTCACCAGCATGTGTCTGAACACCAGCTGTGAGGACAAGCAGAGCGTGGACAGCGCCACCTGGTCCACGTCCTCCTGTGAAATCTCCCTCCCTGACAACTCCACCTCCTGCCgctcctccaccaccacctGCCCCGAGCAGGACTTCTACAGCGGACAATACGAAGACCTGGATGGACCAGCTCAGGAGGGAGCGCCTCCGCAGACGGGCGGAGAAACAGGAGGTGGTGGGAGGAACAGCAGCAGGGAAGGGAACGGAGATGGAGCAGGAGGGAGCAGTCGCGGCACCAGCAGCAGTGATACCAGTGAAGGTTTCACCACTGGGAATGGACCTGGGAACCACAGTGCTCTGCACAGTCTGGTGGCGAGTCTGAAACAGGAGATGCACAAACAGAAGACAGAGTATGAGGCCAGGATAAAAAG cttggAGCAGCGCAACCTGGAGCTGGAGACGGAGATGGTGGGCCTACACGAGGAGCTGGACCAAGAGAGGAAGAAGTACACCATGGTGGAAATCAAGCTGCGTAACGCTGAACGGGCCAAGGAGGATGCTGAGCGGCGAAACCAGATGCTGCAGAAAGAGATGGAGCAGTTTTTCTCCACGTTCAGCGACCTCACGGCGACTGGCAACAGCACAGCCACAGAACCCCGCCGACCGGACCGAAACAACGCCATCTGGATACAGTGA
- the arhgap24 gene encoding rho GTPase-activating protein 24 isoform X6: MTTNHETYLLMASTQNDMEDWVKTIRRVIWAPFGGGIFGQKLEDTVRYERRFGNKLAPMLVEQCVDFIRQWGLQEEGLFRLPGQANLVKELQDAFDCGEKPSFDCNTDVHTVASLLKLYLRELPEPVIPFQKYEEFLAKAKLLGKDDEMGMKELKRLVESLPPVNYNLLKYICRFLDEVQSYSGVNKMSVQNLATVFGPNILRPTIEDPVTIMEGTVLVQQLMAVLIGHHDVLFPRDEDEPTALELANNNNIEPLKGQVPTTTSAVSALSQNTENNNTQLMRQCVWDTESQSHRQQVDNTGSPRSASPRTVITGRFEMTRSPPLMVKKNPAFSKGSGIVTNGSFSSSPPADFDKTQNLTGGCSLPMRRSGALKGPGTKMGTSGVTSGGSPAANGTSAFRLGMSGSDMITGGPTSRNGLWVQNSCVALRENKTRDVSNSGDQTTNQNRLSTYDNVQLNHQNLQNQITSMCLNTSCEDKQSVDSATWSTSSCEISLPDNSTSCRSSTTTCPEQDFYSGQYEDLDGPAQEGAPPQTGGETGGGGRNSSREGNGDGAGGSSRGTSSSDTSEGFTTGNGPGNHSALHSLVASLKQEMHKQKTEYEARIKSLEQRNLELETEMVGLHEELDQERKKYTMVEIKLRNAERAKEDAERRNQMLQKEMEQFFSTFSDLTATGNSTATEPRRPDRNNAIWIQ; this comes from the exons GGATCTTCGGCCAGAAACTGGAGGACACAGTGCGGTATGAGCGCCGGTTTGGGAACAAACTTGCTCCGATGCTGGTTGAGCAATGTGTGGACTTCATTCGCCAGTGGGGCCTTCAAGAAGAGGGTCTTTTCAGACTGCCTGGTCAGGCCAATCTGGTCAAAGAGCTTCAAGATGCCTTCGACTGCGGGGAGAAGCCCTCGTTTGATTG TAACACAGATGTGCATACAGTAGCGTCTCTACTGAAGCTGTACCTCAGAGAACTACCCGAGCCTGTCATCCCCTTCCAGAAATATGAAGAGTTCCTGGCCAAAGCCAAACTCCTCGGTAAAGATGATGAAATG GGTATGAAGGAACTGAAAAGGCTTGTGGAAAGTCTACCTCCAGTAAACTATAACCTCCTCAAGTACATCTGCAG ATTTCTTGATGAAGTTCAGTCATACTCAGGAGTGAATAAGATGAGTGTTCAGAACTTGGCGACGGTCTTTGGACCAAATATCTTAAGGCCAACGATTGAGGATCCGGTAACAATCATGGAAG GAACTGTCCTGGTCCAGCAGCTTATGGCTGTTTTGATTGGCCACCATGACGTGCTGTTCCCCAGAGATGAAGACGAGCCGACAGCACTTGAACTcgctaacaacaacaacattgaACCGCTGAAGGGACAAGTCCCCACAACTACCTCGGCTGTCAGCGCCCTGTCTCAGAATACAGAGAACAACAACACGCAGCTGATGCGGCAGTGTGTTTGGGACACCGAGTCTCAGTCGCACCGCCAACAAGTAGACAACACCGGCTCGCCACGATCGGCGAGCCCGAGGACAGTTATCACAGGACGCTTTGAAATGACCCGTAGTCCGCCCCTGATGGTGAAGAAGAACCCAGCTTTCAGTAAAGGTAGTGGCATTGTTACTAATGGTTCCTTCAGCTCCTCGCCCCCAGCAGATTTCGATAAGACCCAGAATCTGACCGGAGGTTGTAGTTTGCCCATGCGTCGAAGTGGGGCGCTTAAAGGTCCGGGCACAAAAATGGGCACCAGCGGTGTGACAAGTGGAGGCAGTCCTGCTGCGAATGGGACAAGTGCTTTTCGACTGGGGATGTCAGGGTCTGATATGATCACAGGAGGTCCAACCAGCCGCAATGGTCTTTGGGTACAAAACAGCTGTGTTGCACTTCGGGAGAACAAGACGCGTGACGTCTCCAACAGCGGGGatcaaacaaccaatcagaaccgcCTGTCCACGTACGACAACGTCCAACTGAAccatcagaacctgcagaaccagaTCACCAGCATGTGTCTGAACACCAGCTGTGAGGACAAGCAGAGCGTGGACAGCGCCACCTGGTCCACGTCCTCCTGTGAAATCTCCCTCCCTGACAACTCCACCTCCTGCCgctcctccaccaccacctGCCCCGAGCAGGACTTCTACAGCGGACAATACGAAGACCTGGATGGACCAGCTCAGGAGGGAGCGCCTCCGCAGACGGGCGGAGAAACAGGAGGTGGTGGGAGGAACAGCAGCAGGGAAGGGAACGGAGATGGAGCAGGAGGGAGCAGTCGCGGCACCAGCAGCAGTGATACCAGTGAAGGTTTCACCACTGGGAATGGACCTGGGAACCACAGTGCTCTGCACAGTCTGGTGGCGAGTCTGAAACAGGAGATGCACAAACAGAAGACAGAGTATGAGGCCAGGATAAAAAG cttggAGCAGCGCAACCTGGAGCTGGAGACGGAGATGGTGGGCCTACACGAGGAGCTGGACCAAGAGAGGAAGAAGTACACCATGGTGGAAATCAAGCTGCGTAACGCTGAACGGGCCAAGGAGGATGCTGAGCGGCGAAACCAGATGCTGCAGAAAGAGATGGAGCAGTTTTTCTCCACGTTCAGCGACCTCACGGCGACTGGCAACAGCACAGCCACAGAACCCCGCCGACCGGACCGAAACAACGCCATCTGGATACAGTGA
- the arhgap24 gene encoding rho GTPase-activating protein 24 isoform X5, which translates to MDLRKSGGGDRERMTTNHETYLLMASTQNDMEDWVKTIRRVIWAPFGGGIFGQKLEDTVRYERRFGNKLAPMLVEQCVDFIRQWGLQEEGLFRLPGQANLVKELQDAFDCGEKPSFDCNTDVHTVASLLKLYLRELPEPVIPFQKYEEFLAKAKLLGKDDEMGMKELKRLVESLPPVNYNLLKYICRFLDEVQSYSGVNKMSVQNLATVFGPNILRPTIEDPVTIMEGTVLVQQLMAVLIGHHDVLFPRDEDEPTALELANNNNIEPLKGQVPTTTSAVSALSQNTENNNTQLMRQCVWDTESQSHRQQVDNTGSPRSASPRTVITGRFEMTRSPPLMVKKNPAFSKGSGIVTNGSFSSSPPADFDKTQNLTGGCSLPMRRSGALKGPGTKMGTSGVTSGGSPAANGTSAFRLGMSGSDMITGGPTSRNGLWVQNSCVALRENKTRDVSNSGDQTTNQNRLSTYDNVQLNHQNLQNQITSMCLNTSCEDKQSVDSATWSTSSCEISLPDNSTSCRSSTTTCPEQDFYSGQYEDLDGPAQEGAPPQTGGETGGGGRNSSREGNGDGAGGSSRGTSSSDTSEGFTTGNGPGNHSALHSLVASLKQEMHKQKTEYEARIKSLEQRNLELETEMVGLHEELDQERKKYTMVEIKLRNAERAKEDAERRNQMLQKEMEQFFSTFSDLTATGNSTATEPRRPDRNNAIWIQ; encoded by the exons GGATCTTCGGCCAGAAACTGGAGGACACAGTGCGGTATGAGCGCCGGTTTGGGAACAAACTTGCTCCGATGCTGGTTGAGCAATGTGTGGACTTCATTCGCCAGTGGGGCCTTCAAGAAGAGGGTCTTTTCAGACTGCCTGGTCAGGCCAATCTGGTCAAAGAGCTTCAAGATGCCTTCGACTGCGGGGAGAAGCCCTCGTTTGATTG TAACACAGATGTGCATACAGTAGCGTCTCTACTGAAGCTGTACCTCAGAGAACTACCCGAGCCTGTCATCCCCTTCCAGAAATATGAAGAGTTCCTGGCCAAAGCCAAACTCCTCGGTAAAGATGATGAAATG GGTATGAAGGAACTGAAAAGGCTTGTGGAAAGTCTACCTCCAGTAAACTATAACCTCCTCAAGTACATCTGCAG ATTTCTTGATGAAGTTCAGTCATACTCAGGAGTGAATAAGATGAGTGTTCAGAACTTGGCGACGGTCTTTGGACCAAATATCTTAAGGCCAACGATTGAGGATCCGGTAACAATCATGGAAG GAACTGTCCTGGTCCAGCAGCTTATGGCTGTTTTGATTGGCCACCATGACGTGCTGTTCCCCAGAGATGAAGACGAGCCGACAGCACTTGAACTcgctaacaacaacaacattgaACCGCTGAAGGGACAAGTCCCCACAACTACCTCGGCTGTCAGCGCCCTGTCTCAGAATACAGAGAACAACAACACGCAGCTGATGCGGCAGTGTGTTTGGGACACCGAGTCTCAGTCGCACCGCCAACAAGTAGACAACACCGGCTCGCCACGATCGGCGAGCCCGAGGACAGTTATCACAGGACGCTTTGAAATGACCCGTAGTCCGCCCCTGATGGTGAAGAAGAACCCAGCTTTCAGTAAAGGTAGTGGCATTGTTACTAATGGTTCCTTCAGCTCCTCGCCCCCAGCAGATTTCGATAAGACCCAGAATCTGACCGGAGGTTGTAGTTTGCCCATGCGTCGAAGTGGGGCGCTTAAAGGTCCGGGCACAAAAATGGGCACCAGCGGTGTGACAAGTGGAGGCAGTCCTGCTGCGAATGGGACAAGTGCTTTTCGACTGGGGATGTCAGGGTCTGATATGATCACAGGAGGTCCAACCAGCCGCAATGGTCTTTGGGTACAAAACAGCTGTGTTGCACTTCGGGAGAACAAGACGCGTGACGTCTCCAACAGCGGGGatcaaacaaccaatcagaaccgcCTGTCCACGTACGACAACGTCCAACTGAAccatcagaacctgcagaaccagaTCACCAGCATGTGTCTGAACACCAGCTGTGAGGACAAGCAGAGCGTGGACAGCGCCACCTGGTCCACGTCCTCCTGTGAAATCTCCCTCCCTGACAACTCCACCTCCTGCCgctcctccaccaccacctGCCCCGAGCAGGACTTCTACAGCGGACAATACGAAGACCTGGATGGACCAGCTCAGGAGGGAGCGCCTCCGCAGACGGGCGGAGAAACAGGAGGTGGTGGGAGGAACAGCAGCAGGGAAGGGAACGGAGATGGAGCAGGAGGGAGCAGTCGCGGCACCAGCAGCAGTGATACCAGTGAAGGTTTCACCACTGGGAATGGACCTGGGAACCACAGTGCTCTGCACAGTCTGGTGGCGAGTCTGAAACAGGAGATGCACAAACAGAAGACAGAGTATGAGGCCAGGATAAAAAG cttggAGCAGCGCAACCTGGAGCTGGAGACGGAGATGGTGGGCCTACACGAGGAGCTGGACCAAGAGAGGAAGAAGTACACCATGGTGGAAATCAAGCTGCGTAACGCTGAACGGGCCAAGGAGGATGCTGAGCGGCGAAACCAGATGCTGCAGAAAGAGATGGAGCAGTTTTTCTCCACGTTCAGCGACCTCACGGCGACTGGCAACAGCACAGCCACAGAACCCCGCCGACCGGACCGAAACAACGCCATCTGGATACAGTGA